A window of the Vigna angularis cultivar LongXiaoDou No.4 chromosome 3, ASM1680809v1, whole genome shotgun sequence genome harbors these coding sequences:
- the LOC108325920 gene encoding myosin-6 isoform X1 — protein MAATANPVVGSHVWVEDSQEAWIDGEVLEVKGGEIKVLCTSGKTVVVKPSSVYHKDTEAPPCGVDDMTKLAYLHEPGVLDNLRSRYDINEIYTYTGNILIAVNPFIRLPHLYDSHMMAQYKGAGFGELSPHPFAVADAAYRLMINEGISQSILVSGESGAGKTESTKLLMRYLAYMGGRTNNAAEGRTVEQKVLESNPVLEAFGNAKTVRNNNSSRFGKFVEIQFDKSGRISGAAIRTYLLERSRVCQVSDPERNYHCFYMLCAAPPEDIQKFKLGNPREFHYLNQTNCFELEGVDESKEYRDTRRAMDVVGISSEEQDAIFRVVAAILHLGNIEFAKGTEMDSSVPKDEKSWFHLHTAAELFMCDAKALEDSLCKRVIVTRDETITKWLDPESAALSRDALAKIVYTRLFDWLVDKINNSIGQDPDSTSLIGVLDIYGFESFKTNSFEQFCINLTNEKLQQHFNQHVFKMEQEEYKKEEIDWSYIEFVDNQDILDLIEKKPGGIIALLDEACMFPRSTHETFAQKLYQTFKNHKRFSKPKLSRSDFTICHYAGDVTYQTELFLDKNKDYVVAEHQALLYASKCPFVSGLFPPSPEESSKQSKFSSIGSRFKQQLQALLETLSATEPHYIRCVKPNNLLKPAIFENKNVLQQLRCGGVMEAIRISCAGYPTRKTFDEFADRFGLLAPEAIDRSSDEVTACKRILEKVGLKGYQIGKTKVFLRAGQMADLDTRRSEVLGKSASIIQRKVRTFLASRSFISIRLSAIKIQAACRGQLARQVYEGLRRQASSLMIQRFFRMHVAKKAYKELYSSTVSLQTGMRGMAARSELRFRKQTRAAIVIQSHCRKYLALHRFTNLKKATIATQCAWRGKVARQELRKLKMAARETGALQAAKNKLEKQVEDLTLRLQLEKRLRVDIEESKTQENEKLQSALQEMQLQFKETKLLLQKEREAAKREAERAPVIQEVPVVDHALLEKLTSENEKLKTLVSSLEEKIGETEKRYEEANKISEERLKQTLDAESKIIQLKTAMQRLEEKFSDMESENQVLRQQSLLNSSSKTMSEHLSTHISEQKLENGHHVGEDHKISEAQSVTPVKKFGTESDGKLRRSFIERQHENVDALVNCVTRNIGFHHGKPVAAFTIYKCLLHWKSFEAERTSVFDRLIQMIGSAIENQDDNDLMAYWLSNMSALLFLLQQSLKSGGSADATPVKKPPNPTSLFGRMTMGFRSSPSSASLPTPEVVRKVEAKYPALLFKQQLTAYVEKIYGILRDNLKKELASLLSLCIQAPRTSKGVLRSGRSFGKDSPMGHWQSIIESLNTLLCTLKENFVPPVLIQKIFTQTFSYINVQLFNSLLLRRDCCTFTNGEYVKAGLAELELWCCQAKEEYAGSSWDELKHIRQAVGFLVIHQKYRISYDEIINDLCPIMSVQQLYRICTLYWDANYNTRSVSPDVLSSMRVLMAEDSNNAQSDSFLLDDSSSIPFSVDDLSTSLQEKDFSDMKPADELLENPAFQFLNE, from the exons GCTGCCACTGCCAATCCTGTGGTAGGTTCCCATGTTTGGGTGGAAGATTCTCAAGAAGCCTGGATAGATGGTGAGGTCTTGGAGGTTAAGGGAGGAGAAATCAAAGTCCTTTGCACTTCAGGGAAGACG GTTGTTGTTAAACCTTCTAGTGTTTACCACAAAGATACTGAAGCCCCACCATGTGGAGTGGATGATATGACAAAACTTGCTTATCTACATGAACCTGGTGTCCTGGATAATCTGAGATCAAGATATGATATCAATGAAATTTAT ACTTACACCGGGAATATATTGATTGCTGTGAATCCTTTCATAAGGCTTCCTCATTTATATGATAGCCATATGATGGCACAATATAAGGGAGCAGGTTTTGGTGAGCTAAGTCCACATCCTTTTGCTGTTGCAGATGCAGCTTATAG ACTTATGATTAATGAGGGAATCAGTCAGTCAATATTGGTTAGTGGTGAAAGTGGGGCTGGGAAAACAGAAAGCACCAAGTTACTCATGCGCTATCTTGCTTACATGGGAGGGAGGACCAATAATGCTGCCGAAGGTAGAACAGTTGAGCAGAAAGTTCTGGAG TCCAATCCTGTTCTAGAAGCCTTTGGCAATGCAAAGACTGTTAGAAACAATAATTCAAG TCGTTTTGGTAAGTTTGTGGAGATTCAATTTGATAAGAGTGGAAGAATATCTGGGGCTGCTATCAGAACTTATCTGCTGGAAAGATCACGTGTTTGCCAGGTGTCAGATCCAGAGAGGAACTATCACTGTTTCTATATGCTCTGTGCTGCACCTCCAGAG GATATTCAGAAGTTCAAATTAGGAAATCCTAGAGAATTTCATTATCTGAATCAAACAAATTGCTTTGAGTTGGAAGGGGTTGATGAGTCAAAAGAATATCGTGATACTAGGAGGGCAATGGACGTTGTTGGAATAAGTTCTGAGGAGCAG GATGCAATATTTCGAGTGGTTGCTGCAATTTTGCATCTTGGCAACATTGAATTTGCAAAAGGAACAGAAATGGACTCAAGTGTGCCCAAAGATGAAAAATCTTGGTTCCATCTACATACTGCTGCCGAACTTTTCAT GTGTGATGCAAAGGCACTTGAAGATTCTCTTTGCAAGCGTGTAATTGTTACTCGTGATGAAACTATAACAAAATGGCTAGATCCAGAATCTGCTGCACTCAGCCGTGATGCTTTGGCTAAGATTGTGTACACGAGGTTGTTTGATTG GCTGgtagataaaattaataattctaTTGGACAAGACCCTGATTCGACATCCTTAATCGGCGTGCTGGATATTTATGGTTTTGAGAGTTTCAAGACTAACAG TTTTGAGCAATTTTGCATCAATTTGACCAATGAAAAACTTCAGCAACATTTTAATCAg CATGTTTTCAAAATGGAGCAAGAAGAATACAAAAAAGAGGAGATTGATTGGAGTTACATTGAGTTTGTTGATAATCAAGATATTCTAGATCTCATTGAAAAG AAACCTGGAGGCATTATTGCTCTTCTTGATGAGGCTTG TATGTTTCCTagatcaacacatgaaacttTTGCCCAAAAGCTGTATCAGACATTCAAAAACCACAAAAGGTTCAGCAAGCCCAAATTGTCACGTAGTGACTTCACAATTTGCCATTATGCGGGTGAT GTCACTTATCAAACTGAATTGTTCCTGGACAAGAACAAAGATTACGTTGTTGCAGAACACCAGGCACTTCTTTATGCGTCAAAATGCCCCTTTGTGTCTGGGTTATTCCCCCCTTCACCTGAGGAATCGTCCAAACAATCGAAGTTTTCTTCAATAGGTTCCCGTTTTAAG CAACAATTGCAAGCCCTACTTGAAACTCTCAGTGCCACCGAGCCGCACTACATTCGTTGTGTTAAACCCAATAATCTTCTTAAGCCAgcaatatttgaaaataaaaatgttttgcaGCAATTGCGATGTGGG GGAGTTATGGAGGCAATTAGGATAAGTTGTGCTGGTTATCCGACTAGGAAAACATTTGATGAGTTTGCAGATCGATTCGGACTTCTTGCACCGGAAGCTATAGACAGGAG ttctgatgaGGTCACTGCTTGCAAGAGGATTCTGGAGAAGGTTGGACTTAAGGGCTATCAG ATTGGTAAAACCAAAGTGTTTCTTCGAGCTGGTCAAATGGCAGATCTAGATACTCGTAGAAGTGAGGTCTTAGGAAAGTCAGCTAGCATTATTCAGAGAAAAGTTCGCACCTTTTTGGCCAGCCGAAGTTTTATCTCAATACGCTTGTCTGCTATAAAGATTCAAGCTGCATGCAGAG GACAACTTGCTCGGCAAGTTTATGAAGGATTGCGACGGCAGGCTTCTAGTCTGATGATTCAGAGATTTTTCCGCATGCATGTTGCCAAGAAGGCGTATAAAGAATTGTATAGCTCGACTGTTTCCCTTCAGACTGGTATGCGAGGGATGGCTGCTCGTAGTGAGCTGCGCTTTAGGAAGCAAACCAGGGCTGCTATTGTCATTCAG AGCCACTGCAGGAAATACCTAGCACTCCATCGTTTTACGAACTTAAAGAAGGCAACAATTGCAACACAATGTGCATGGAGAGGAAAAGTTGCTCGACAAGAATTAAGAAAGCTCAAGATG gCTGCAAGAGAAACTGGAGCTCTACAAGCTGCCAAAAATAAGCTTGAAAAGCAAGTTGAAGATCTCACATTGAGGTTGCAGCTAGAAAAACGCTTGAGG GTTGACATTGAAGaatcaaaaacacaagaaaatgaaaaactacaATCTGCTTTGCAAGAGATGCAACTTCAGTTTAAAGAAACCAAGTTATTACTTCAAAAGGAACGAGAGGCTGCAAAAAGAGAAGCTGAGAGAGCACCTGTCATACAGGAGGTTCCTGTTGTTGACCATGCTCTGTTGGAGAAGCTAACTAGTGAAAATGAGAAACTCAAG ACCCTGGTGAGTTCATTGGAAGAGAAAATTGGTGAAACTGAAAAAAGATACGAAGAGGCAAACAAAATTAGTGAAGAGAGGTTGAAGCAGACTTTGGATGCTGAATCAAAAATAATCCAGTTGAAGACAGCTATGCAGAG GCTCGAAGAGAAATTCTCTGACATGGAATCCGAAAACCAGGTTCTACGGCAACAGTCTCTGCTAAATTCTTCGTCAAAAACAATGTCAGAACACCTTTCTACCCACATATCTGAG cAGAAATTGGAAAATGGTCACCATGTGGGTGAAGATCATAAAATTTCT GAAGCACAGAGTGTCACACCTGTGAAGAAGTTTGGTACAGAATCTGATGGGAAATTGAGGAGATCCTTCATTGAGCGTCAGCAT GAGAATGTTGATGCACTTGTGAACTGCGTTACGAGAAATATTGGTTTCCATCATGGAAAGCCTGTTGCTGCATTTACCATTTATAAATGTCTCCTCCACTGGAAATCATTTGAGGCTGAACGAACAAGTGTATTTGATCGCCTTATCCAGATGATTGGCTCTGCAATTGAG AATCAAGATGACAATGATCTTATGGCCTATTGGCTGTCAAATATGTCTGCACTATTGTTTTTGCTCCAGCAAAGTCTGAAATCTGGTGGTTCTGCTGATGCAACTCCTGTAAAAAAACCGCCAAATCCAACGTCTCTCTTTGGGAGAATGACAATG GGTTTTCGCTCATCTCCTTCTTCTGCCAGCCTTCCTACCCCAGAGGTTGTACGCAAGGTAGAAGCTAAATATCCTGCTTTGCTTTTCAAGCAACAGCTCACAGCCTATGTGGAGAAAATATATGGTATCCTTAGGGACAACTTGAAGAAAGAATTGGCATCATTGCTTTCTTTATGTATCCAG GCGCCAAGAACATCTAAGGGAGTCTTACGTTCTGGCCGATCCTTTGGTAAAGATTCGCCCATGGGTCATTGGCAGAGCATTATAGAATCACTGAATACTCTCCTCTGTACTCTGAAAGAAAACTtt GTACCCCCAGTCCTTATCCAAAAGATCTTCACTCAAACATTCTCATATATTAATGTTCAACTCTTTAATAG TCTTCTTCTGCGTCGTGATTGTTGCACATTTACCAATGGGGAATATGTGAAAGCTGGTTTAGCAGAATTGGAGTTGTGGTGCTGCCAAGCAAAAGAGGAG TATGCAGGTTCATCTTGGGATGAGCTTAAGCACATTAGACAAGCCGTTGGGTTCTTG GTTATTCATCAGAAGTATAGGATTTCCTATGATGAAATCATTAATGATTTATGCCCA ATCATGAGTGTCCAGCAGCTGTACAGAATATGTACACTTTATTGGGATGCTAACTACAATACTCGAAGCGTATCACCAGAT GTCCTTTCAAGCATGAGAGTGCTTATGGCTGAGGACTCTAATAATGCTCAGAGTGATTCTTTCTTGTTGGATGACAGTTCCAG CATCCCCTTCTCAGTAGATGACCTCTCTACATCACTGCAAGAGAAGGATTTCTCAGACATGAAACCGGCTGATGAGCTGCTTGAGAATCCCGCCTTCCAATTTTTAAATGAGTAG
- the LOC108325920 gene encoding myosin-6 isoform X2 has protein sequence MAATANPVVGSHVWVEDSQEAWIDGEVLEVKGGEIKVLCTSGKTVVVKPSSVYHKDTEAPPCGVDDMTKLAYLHEPGVLDNLRSRYDINEIYTYTGNILIAVNPFIRLPHLYDSHMMAQYKGAGFGELSPHPFAVADAAYRLMINEGISQSILVSGESGAGKTESTKLLMRYLAYMGGRTNNAAEGRTVEQKVLESNPVLEAFGNAKTVRNNNSSRFGKFVEIQFDKSGRISGAAIRTYLLERSRVCQVSDPERNYHCFYMLCAAPPEDIQKFKLGNPREFHYLNQTNCFELEGVDESKEYRDTRRAMDVVGISSEEQDAIFRVVAAILHLGNIEFAKGTEMDSSVPKDEKSWFHLHTAAELFMCDAKALEDSLCKRVIVTRDETITKWLDPESAALSRDALAKIVYTRLFDWLVDKINNSIGQDPDSTSLIGVLDIYGFESFKTNSFEQFCINLTNEKLQQHFNQHVFKMEQEEYKKEEIDWSYIEFVDNQDILDLIEKKPGGIIALLDEACMFPRSTHETFAQKLYQTFKNHKRFSKPKLSRSDFTICHYAGDVTYQTELFLDKNKDYVVAEHQALLYASKCPFVSGLFPPSPEESSKQSKFSSIGSRFKQQLQALLETLSATEPHYIRCVKPNNLLKPAIFENKNVLQQLRCGGVMEAIRISCAGYPTRKTFDEFADRFGLLAPEAIDRSSDEVTACKRILEKVGLKGYQIGKTKVFLRAGQMADLDTRRSEVLGKSASIIQRKVRTFLASRSFISIRLSAIKIQAACRGQLARQVYEGLRRQASSLMIQRFFRMHVAKKAYKELYSSTVSLQTGMRGMAARSELRFRKQTRAAIVIQSHCRKYLALHRFTNLKKATIATQCAWRGKVARQELRKLKMAARETGALQAAKNKLEKQVEDLTLRLQLEKRLRVDIEESKTQENEKLQSALQEMQLQFKETKLLLQKEREAAKREAERAPVIQEVPVVDHALLEKLTSENEKLKTLVSSLEEKIGETEKRYEEANKISEERLKQTLDAESKIIQLKTAMQRLEEKFSDMESENQVLRQQSLLNSSSKTMSEHLSTHISEKLENGHHVGEDHKISEAQSVTPVKKFGTESDGKLRRSFIERQHENVDALVNCVTRNIGFHHGKPVAAFTIYKCLLHWKSFEAERTSVFDRLIQMIGSAIENQDDNDLMAYWLSNMSALLFLLQQSLKSGGSADATPVKKPPNPTSLFGRMTMGFRSSPSSASLPTPEVVRKVEAKYPALLFKQQLTAYVEKIYGILRDNLKKELASLLSLCIQAPRTSKGVLRSGRSFGKDSPMGHWQSIIESLNTLLCTLKENFVPPVLIQKIFTQTFSYINVQLFNSLLLRRDCCTFTNGEYVKAGLAELELWCCQAKEEYAGSSWDELKHIRQAVGFLVIHQKYRISYDEIINDLCPIMSVQQLYRICTLYWDANYNTRSVSPDVLSSMRVLMAEDSNNAQSDSFLLDDSSSIPFSVDDLSTSLQEKDFSDMKPADELLENPAFQFLNE, from the exons GCTGCCACTGCCAATCCTGTGGTAGGTTCCCATGTTTGGGTGGAAGATTCTCAAGAAGCCTGGATAGATGGTGAGGTCTTGGAGGTTAAGGGAGGAGAAATCAAAGTCCTTTGCACTTCAGGGAAGACG GTTGTTGTTAAACCTTCTAGTGTTTACCACAAAGATACTGAAGCCCCACCATGTGGAGTGGATGATATGACAAAACTTGCTTATCTACATGAACCTGGTGTCCTGGATAATCTGAGATCAAGATATGATATCAATGAAATTTAT ACTTACACCGGGAATATATTGATTGCTGTGAATCCTTTCATAAGGCTTCCTCATTTATATGATAGCCATATGATGGCACAATATAAGGGAGCAGGTTTTGGTGAGCTAAGTCCACATCCTTTTGCTGTTGCAGATGCAGCTTATAG ACTTATGATTAATGAGGGAATCAGTCAGTCAATATTGGTTAGTGGTGAAAGTGGGGCTGGGAAAACAGAAAGCACCAAGTTACTCATGCGCTATCTTGCTTACATGGGAGGGAGGACCAATAATGCTGCCGAAGGTAGAACAGTTGAGCAGAAAGTTCTGGAG TCCAATCCTGTTCTAGAAGCCTTTGGCAATGCAAAGACTGTTAGAAACAATAATTCAAG TCGTTTTGGTAAGTTTGTGGAGATTCAATTTGATAAGAGTGGAAGAATATCTGGGGCTGCTATCAGAACTTATCTGCTGGAAAGATCACGTGTTTGCCAGGTGTCAGATCCAGAGAGGAACTATCACTGTTTCTATATGCTCTGTGCTGCACCTCCAGAG GATATTCAGAAGTTCAAATTAGGAAATCCTAGAGAATTTCATTATCTGAATCAAACAAATTGCTTTGAGTTGGAAGGGGTTGATGAGTCAAAAGAATATCGTGATACTAGGAGGGCAATGGACGTTGTTGGAATAAGTTCTGAGGAGCAG GATGCAATATTTCGAGTGGTTGCTGCAATTTTGCATCTTGGCAACATTGAATTTGCAAAAGGAACAGAAATGGACTCAAGTGTGCCCAAAGATGAAAAATCTTGGTTCCATCTACATACTGCTGCCGAACTTTTCAT GTGTGATGCAAAGGCACTTGAAGATTCTCTTTGCAAGCGTGTAATTGTTACTCGTGATGAAACTATAACAAAATGGCTAGATCCAGAATCTGCTGCACTCAGCCGTGATGCTTTGGCTAAGATTGTGTACACGAGGTTGTTTGATTG GCTGgtagataaaattaataattctaTTGGACAAGACCCTGATTCGACATCCTTAATCGGCGTGCTGGATATTTATGGTTTTGAGAGTTTCAAGACTAACAG TTTTGAGCAATTTTGCATCAATTTGACCAATGAAAAACTTCAGCAACATTTTAATCAg CATGTTTTCAAAATGGAGCAAGAAGAATACAAAAAAGAGGAGATTGATTGGAGTTACATTGAGTTTGTTGATAATCAAGATATTCTAGATCTCATTGAAAAG AAACCTGGAGGCATTATTGCTCTTCTTGATGAGGCTTG TATGTTTCCTagatcaacacatgaaacttTTGCCCAAAAGCTGTATCAGACATTCAAAAACCACAAAAGGTTCAGCAAGCCCAAATTGTCACGTAGTGACTTCACAATTTGCCATTATGCGGGTGAT GTCACTTATCAAACTGAATTGTTCCTGGACAAGAACAAAGATTACGTTGTTGCAGAACACCAGGCACTTCTTTATGCGTCAAAATGCCCCTTTGTGTCTGGGTTATTCCCCCCTTCACCTGAGGAATCGTCCAAACAATCGAAGTTTTCTTCAATAGGTTCCCGTTTTAAG CAACAATTGCAAGCCCTACTTGAAACTCTCAGTGCCACCGAGCCGCACTACATTCGTTGTGTTAAACCCAATAATCTTCTTAAGCCAgcaatatttgaaaataaaaatgttttgcaGCAATTGCGATGTGGG GGAGTTATGGAGGCAATTAGGATAAGTTGTGCTGGTTATCCGACTAGGAAAACATTTGATGAGTTTGCAGATCGATTCGGACTTCTTGCACCGGAAGCTATAGACAGGAG ttctgatgaGGTCACTGCTTGCAAGAGGATTCTGGAGAAGGTTGGACTTAAGGGCTATCAG ATTGGTAAAACCAAAGTGTTTCTTCGAGCTGGTCAAATGGCAGATCTAGATACTCGTAGAAGTGAGGTCTTAGGAAAGTCAGCTAGCATTATTCAGAGAAAAGTTCGCACCTTTTTGGCCAGCCGAAGTTTTATCTCAATACGCTTGTCTGCTATAAAGATTCAAGCTGCATGCAGAG GACAACTTGCTCGGCAAGTTTATGAAGGATTGCGACGGCAGGCTTCTAGTCTGATGATTCAGAGATTTTTCCGCATGCATGTTGCCAAGAAGGCGTATAAAGAATTGTATAGCTCGACTGTTTCCCTTCAGACTGGTATGCGAGGGATGGCTGCTCGTAGTGAGCTGCGCTTTAGGAAGCAAACCAGGGCTGCTATTGTCATTCAG AGCCACTGCAGGAAATACCTAGCACTCCATCGTTTTACGAACTTAAAGAAGGCAACAATTGCAACACAATGTGCATGGAGAGGAAAAGTTGCTCGACAAGAATTAAGAAAGCTCAAGATG gCTGCAAGAGAAACTGGAGCTCTACAAGCTGCCAAAAATAAGCTTGAAAAGCAAGTTGAAGATCTCACATTGAGGTTGCAGCTAGAAAAACGCTTGAGG GTTGACATTGAAGaatcaaaaacacaagaaaatgaaaaactacaATCTGCTTTGCAAGAGATGCAACTTCAGTTTAAAGAAACCAAGTTATTACTTCAAAAGGAACGAGAGGCTGCAAAAAGAGAAGCTGAGAGAGCACCTGTCATACAGGAGGTTCCTGTTGTTGACCATGCTCTGTTGGAGAAGCTAACTAGTGAAAATGAGAAACTCAAG ACCCTGGTGAGTTCATTGGAAGAGAAAATTGGTGAAACTGAAAAAAGATACGAAGAGGCAAACAAAATTAGTGAAGAGAGGTTGAAGCAGACTTTGGATGCTGAATCAAAAATAATCCAGTTGAAGACAGCTATGCAGAG GCTCGAAGAGAAATTCTCTGACATGGAATCCGAAAACCAGGTTCTACGGCAACAGTCTCTGCTAAATTCTTCGTCAAAAACAATGTCAGAACACCTTTCTACCCACATATCTGAG AAATTGGAAAATGGTCACCATGTGGGTGAAGATCATAAAATTTCT GAAGCACAGAGTGTCACACCTGTGAAGAAGTTTGGTACAGAATCTGATGGGAAATTGAGGAGATCCTTCATTGAGCGTCAGCAT GAGAATGTTGATGCACTTGTGAACTGCGTTACGAGAAATATTGGTTTCCATCATGGAAAGCCTGTTGCTGCATTTACCATTTATAAATGTCTCCTCCACTGGAAATCATTTGAGGCTGAACGAACAAGTGTATTTGATCGCCTTATCCAGATGATTGGCTCTGCAATTGAG AATCAAGATGACAATGATCTTATGGCCTATTGGCTGTCAAATATGTCTGCACTATTGTTTTTGCTCCAGCAAAGTCTGAAATCTGGTGGTTCTGCTGATGCAACTCCTGTAAAAAAACCGCCAAATCCAACGTCTCTCTTTGGGAGAATGACAATG GGTTTTCGCTCATCTCCTTCTTCTGCCAGCCTTCCTACCCCAGAGGTTGTACGCAAGGTAGAAGCTAAATATCCTGCTTTGCTTTTCAAGCAACAGCTCACAGCCTATGTGGAGAAAATATATGGTATCCTTAGGGACAACTTGAAGAAAGAATTGGCATCATTGCTTTCTTTATGTATCCAG GCGCCAAGAACATCTAAGGGAGTCTTACGTTCTGGCCGATCCTTTGGTAAAGATTCGCCCATGGGTCATTGGCAGAGCATTATAGAATCACTGAATACTCTCCTCTGTACTCTGAAAGAAAACTtt GTACCCCCAGTCCTTATCCAAAAGATCTTCACTCAAACATTCTCATATATTAATGTTCAACTCTTTAATAG TCTTCTTCTGCGTCGTGATTGTTGCACATTTACCAATGGGGAATATGTGAAAGCTGGTTTAGCAGAATTGGAGTTGTGGTGCTGCCAAGCAAAAGAGGAG TATGCAGGTTCATCTTGGGATGAGCTTAAGCACATTAGACAAGCCGTTGGGTTCTTG GTTATTCATCAGAAGTATAGGATTTCCTATGATGAAATCATTAATGATTTATGCCCA ATCATGAGTGTCCAGCAGCTGTACAGAATATGTACACTTTATTGGGATGCTAACTACAATACTCGAAGCGTATCACCAGAT GTCCTTTCAAGCATGAGAGTGCTTATGGCTGAGGACTCTAATAATGCTCAGAGTGATTCTTTCTTGTTGGATGACAGTTCCAG CATCCCCTTCTCAGTAGATGACCTCTCTACATCACTGCAAGAGAAGGATTTCTCAGACATGAAACCGGCTGATGAGCTGCTTGAGAATCCCGCCTTCCAATTTTTAAATGAGTAG